From one Nothobranchius furzeri strain GRZ-AD chromosome 2, NfurGRZ-RIMD1, whole genome shotgun sequence genomic stretch:
- the LOC129163602 gene encoding zinc finger protein 595-like isoform X1: MQRISAAANKETEDVWTGRTAAGCRGVKIMALVKEEAHEEQSAGEDQQEPEHLHIKEEQDDLWTSLEREQLHLKETDAARFLFTAGSIKSEDDEEKRLISQLHQQQTEDQDVPASSSAAHVTAEMTSHLATRSSGCCVSKECVIVKQHADSCREVQKKTKMFSCDHCGKEFMVKSSLNSHMRIHTRQKPFACELCGKRFTRKTTLNSHMRIHTGHKPFACGLCGQKFSYKTHIKDHMRIHTGEKPFACELCGQRFTRRTTLNGHLRIHTGQKPFACELCGQRFRHETSLNVHMSVHTGHKAFACGLCGQKFSQKTHIKDHMRIHTGEKPFACELCGKRFNCKTNLNRHIRIHTGQKPVACDLCGQKFGLKTSLKDHMRIHSGQKLFVCELCGQRFNRKTHLKDHMRIHTGQKPFACELCGQRFRYKTSLKSHMRIHTGQKPFACELCEKRFYRKTDLNRHTRVHTGQKPFACELCGQRFRYKTSLNSHMSAHTGQKPFACGLCGQKFCQKTHLKDHMRIHTGEKPFACELCGKRFNCKTNLNRHIGIHTGQKPVACDLCGQKFSLKTSLKDHMRIHTGQKPFACELCGQRFRYKTTLNSHMSVHTGQKSFACELCGKGFNRKTDLNRHTRVHTGQKLFICELCGQGFSQKRSLNNHTSVHPGQKPFGCVT, from the coding sequence GTGTTAAAATAATggcgctggttaaagaagaagctcatgaagaacagagtgctggtgaggACCAGCAGGAACCAGAACACcttcacataaaggaggaacaggatgacctctggaccagtctggagagaGAGCAGCTACATTTgaaggagactgatgctgccagatTTCTATTCACTGCtggttctataaagagtgaggatgatgaagaaaaacgtctcatctcacagcttcatcagcagcaaacagaAGACCAAGATGTTCCAGCGAGCAGCTCAGCTGCCCATGTGACAGCAGAAATGACAAGTCATTTAGCAAcaaggtcttcaggctgttgtGTTAGTAAGGAATGTGTAATAGTGAAGCAACATGCAGACTCTTGTAGGGAAGTCCAGAAAAAGACTAAAATGTTTAGTTGTGATCACTGTGGAAAAGAATTTATGGTTAAatcaagtttaaacagtcacatgagaatccacacaagacagaagccttttgcctgtgagctgtgtggaaaaagatttacccgAAAGacgactttaaacagtcacatgagaatccacacaggacataagccttttgcctgtgggctgtgtggacaaaaatttagtTATAAGACACATATAAAagatcacatgagaatccacacaggagagaagccttttgcctgtgagctctgtggacaaagatttacccgaCGAACAACTTTAAACGGACACttaagaatccacacaggacagaagccttttgcctgtgagctctgtggacaaagatttagacaTGAGACAAGTTTAAAcgttcacatgagtgtccacactggACATAAGGCTTTTGCCTGTGGCCTgtgtggacaaaaatttagtcAAAAGACACATATAAAagatcacatgagaatccacacaggagagaaaccttttgcctgtgagctctgtggaaaaagatttaattgtaagacaaatttaaacagacacataagAATCCACACAGGTCAGAAGCCTGTTGCCTGTGACCTGTGTGGACAAAAATTTGGTCTAAAGACAAGTTTAAAAGATCACATGAGAATTCACTCAGGGCAAAagctttttgtctgtgagctgtgtggacaaagatttaatcgaaagacacatttaaaagatcacatgagaatccacacaggacagaagccgtttgcctgtgagctctgtggtcaaagatttcgTTATAAGACGAGTTTAAAAAGTcatatgagaatccacacaggacagaagccttttgcctgtgagctgtgtgaaAAGCGATTTTACCGAAAGacagatttaaacagacacacgagagtccacacaggacagaagccttttgcctgtgagctgtgtggacaaagatttcgttataagacaagtttaaacagtcatatgagtgcccacactggacagaagccttttgcctgtgggctgtgtggacaaaaattttgtcaaaagacacatttaaaagatcacatgagaatccacacaggagagaaaccttttgcctgtgagctctgtggaaaaagatttaattgtaagactaatttaaacagacacataggaatccacacaggacagaagcctgttGCCTGTGACCTgtgtggacaaaaatttagtcTTAAGACAAGTTTAAAagatcacatgagaatccacacaggacagaagccgtttgcctgtgagctctgtggtcaaagatttcgttataagacaactttaaacagtcatatgagtgtccacacaggacagaagtcttttgcctgtgagctgtgtggaaaaGGATTTAACCGAAAGacagatttaaacagacacacgagagtccacacaggacagaagctttttatatgtgagctctgtggacaaggaTTTAGTCAAAAGAGAAGTTTAAACAATCACACGAGTGTCCAccctggacagaagccttttggttGTGTAACTtga
- the LOC129163602 gene encoding zinc finger protein 595-like isoform X2 has product MSELVNGVKIMALVKEEAHEEQSAGEDQQEPEHLHIKEEQDDLWTSLEREQLHLKETDAARFLFTAGSIKSEDDEEKRLISQLHQQQTEDQDVPASSSAAHVTAEMTSHLATRSSGCCVSKECVIVKQHADSCREVQKKTKMFSCDHCGKEFMVKSSLNSHMRIHTRQKPFACELCGKRFTRKTTLNSHMRIHTGHKPFACGLCGQKFSYKTHIKDHMRIHTGEKPFACELCGQRFTRRTTLNGHLRIHTGQKPFACELCGQRFRHETSLNVHMSVHTGHKAFACGLCGQKFSQKTHIKDHMRIHTGEKPFACELCGKRFNCKTNLNRHIRIHTGQKPVACDLCGQKFGLKTSLKDHMRIHSGQKLFVCELCGQRFNRKTHLKDHMRIHTGQKPFACELCGQRFRYKTSLKSHMRIHTGQKPFACELCEKRFYRKTDLNRHTRVHTGQKPFACELCGQRFRYKTSLNSHMSAHTGQKPFACGLCGQKFCQKTHLKDHMRIHTGEKPFACELCGKRFNCKTNLNRHIGIHTGQKPVACDLCGQKFSLKTSLKDHMRIHTGQKPFACELCGQRFRYKTTLNSHMSVHTGQKSFACELCGKGFNRKTDLNRHTRVHTGQKLFICELCGQGFSQKRSLNNHTSVHPGQKPFGCVT; this is encoded by the coding sequence GTGTTAAAATAATggcgctggttaaagaagaagctcatgaagaacagagtgctggtgaggACCAGCAGGAACCAGAACACcttcacataaaggaggaacaggatgacctctggaccagtctggagagaGAGCAGCTACATTTgaaggagactgatgctgccagatTTCTATTCACTGCtggttctataaagagtgaggatgatgaagaaaaacgtctcatctcacagcttcatcagcagcaaacagaAGACCAAGATGTTCCAGCGAGCAGCTCAGCTGCCCATGTGACAGCAGAAATGACAAGTCATTTAGCAAcaaggtcttcaggctgttgtGTTAGTAAGGAATGTGTAATAGTGAAGCAACATGCAGACTCTTGTAGGGAAGTCCAGAAAAAGACTAAAATGTTTAGTTGTGATCACTGTGGAAAAGAATTTATGGTTAAatcaagtttaaacagtcacatgagaatccacacaagacagaagccttttgcctgtgagctgtgtggaaaaagatttacccgAAAGacgactttaaacagtcacatgagaatccacacaggacataagccttttgcctgtgggctgtgtggacaaaaatttagtTATAAGACACATATAAAagatcacatgagaatccacacaggagagaagccttttgcctgtgagctctgtggacaaagatttacccgaCGAACAACTTTAAACGGACACttaagaatccacacaggacagaagccttttgcctgtgagctctgtggacaaagatttagacaTGAGACAAGTTTAAAcgttcacatgagtgtccacactggACATAAGGCTTTTGCCTGTGGCCTgtgtggacaaaaatttagtcAAAAGACACATATAAAagatcacatgagaatccacacaggagagaaaccttttgcctgtgagctctgtggaaaaagatttaattgtaagacaaatttaaacagacacataagAATCCACACAGGTCAGAAGCCTGTTGCCTGTGACCTGTGTGGACAAAAATTTGGTCTAAAGACAAGTTTAAAAGATCACATGAGAATTCACTCAGGGCAAAagctttttgtctgtgagctgtgtggacaaagatttaatcgaaagacacatttaaaagatcacatgagaatccacacaggacagaagccgtttgcctgtgagctctgtggtcaaagatttcgTTATAAGACGAGTTTAAAAAGTcatatgagaatccacacaggacagaagccttttgcctgtgagctgtgtgaaAAGCGATTTTACCGAAAGacagatttaaacagacacacgagagtccacacaggacagaagccttttgcctgtgagctgtgtggacaaagatttcgttataagacaagtttaaacagtcatatgagtgcccacactggacagaagccttttgcctgtgggctgtgtggacaaaaattttgtcaaaagacacatttaaaagatcacatgagaatccacacaggagagaaaccttttgcctgtgagctctgtggaaaaagatttaattgtaagactaatttaaacagacacataggaatccacacaggacagaagcctgttGCCTGTGACCTgtgtggacaaaaatttagtcTTAAGACAAGTTTAAAagatcacatgagaatccacacaggacagaagccgtttgcctgtgagctctgtggtcaaagatttcgttataagacaactttaaacagtcatatgagtgtccacacaggacagaagtcttttgcctgtgagctgtgtggaaaaGGATTTAACCGAAAGacagatttaaacagacacacgagagtccacacaggacagaagctttttatatgtgagctctgtggacaaggaTTTAGTCAAAAGAGAAGTTTAAACAATCACACGAGTGTCCAccctggacagaagccttttggttGTGTAACTtga